AGAACACAAATGGCACATACACAAATTATTACAATCTTTACTGGAAGAAGTCACATAAGGCAAAAAAAATAGCAGAGATACAATTCAATCATTGGTGTTACCAAGAAAGGTAGGATATTAGATCCTGTGTCAATGAAAAAAGGAAGCTGCTTGGTGAAAATCAGTGAATGAATACAGTGCTGACTGTAAAAGTTGTGTGTCCCACGTGAGGCACAGCTGTGAATGCAAGTGTTTTATCTTAAAGCCTGCACTTGTGGTaagatttatttaataattttgcAGAATTTTCAAGTTTGCAGAAGTACATTAgacttacattttgtttaaatgaattttgctttaaataaataaaaattattttggtagttttttcttaaaaaaaaaaagtaacagctgAGAAAGAGAATTCTTTATTCTTAAAATCAAGTCTgaatctgtcttttttttttttttttttttttttaatttctccaaATGTGTTTTGCCTATACTAATTCTCGTAAATCTAAATGATTTGGTTGTGTTCCCGTTTCTGTATTTGTGTAACattgcatctatatatacactgCCTGCCCACTTTATTTGGGCCTGCCTACCTTATTGGATTTGACATTGCCAGGAATGATTTTTTCAGCATTATAAAGCTACAGAAGTAGCACAATTTCAAACAGTCCAccatagggctctggacttttgactggagggtcatgggttcaatcccaggtgaggacactgcagctgtacccttgagcagggtactttaatatacctagattgctccagtaaaaacccaactgtataaatgggtaattgtatttaaaaataatgtggtatcttgtaacaattgtaagccgccctaagaaataaataataataataataataataataataataaatgagaaaaggcaaagatctaacagcattcgACGAAATGAGTGGGTGCACTTAGTGCCACAGAAGCAAGGACAGTCATGTTGGTAGGTTGCTCTAAGACATTAGTCATGAGAATGCATCGGCAATTTCAAAACGAAGGGAGAGTGTTCAGGTTGTGAACATGGCAAATGGCTGGCCAACTTGACATTAGGTACATGTCCAGGCAGTATATATACCATATATTATTGTACGCTAATATATTCTGACATATACATTATTGAATTTGTAATGCTTTTATTAAAGCACTTCTAAATGATGTGGCTTAGGGTACGCCTGTTGGCTGTAGCAAGGTGTCTAATTCTGCTTGATCCACATTATGTCCCTGTTCTATTGCACACATTAATCAAACTTCCAGACACAGAAGGATCTGCAGCAAAACGTAGCCCTGTGGTAATAGAACTTTAACATTATTTACAAAGTACAGTGGCgccaaaattaaaatgtaatcctagtaTGGCCTGAGCAGTCATTTATGAAAGATAAATTAAGTTATAACACCCAAAttatattccaaataaaaatgtgaaatatttaatatatgataCTTGCATTACTAATAAAGACTATATAATAATATAAGAATGAAAATATTCCTGCAAATCATTATAGCCAGTAACTTcaagtaagtagcagggtttaaaaatatatagtgttatacgtccccacgtgttgctacaactgtttaaaataccacacctgtaattcttcttttcattgttaacatccaactttttacactattaagatcggtttcaaagctcttttcaaaatgtctgctctgggcgattaaaaaaaaaacaacttaagtgctctggcttttctgttccacaccacatcatggatcgttattgctgtgttacccgtttgacaatgtggacaataagCCTTACACTATctgtgcactagagtggccattttgaaaatagctttaaaaacagctttaaaaagttgttaggaaaaatgacaggtacattatttaaacagttgtagcacagtcataactattttttttttttggaactccactacttactctttaaattaaatattcataCTGTAGAAGTGCCAATAAAAACGAATCATCTTGAAATTCCAATATATTATAATAAGGCAGATTCTACAATAGCATGTTATGCATCATATTATTGTACAGCACAACAGAAATACATTATATTAATGccacaaaaaacacaatttatggGAAGAAGCTACAATTACACAACCAGTGAAATATAGTGTTGACATTATGTTTACTGAAGTAATGTGTCTTCATATTTCTTGATCTTGTTCCACAAATCCACTTTCATTCAGCTGTTGAATcttaacatatataaaaaaaaaaatgaagcatgtTTTAAGGAAGTGACACTTCATACCAGAAAAATCAAAGCAACAAATGAATCTTTCATTGCTACACAGACACAAgacagaaaaacattttttttgtttcttgtacGGACCTTGATGAAATGTCTTTCTCAAAGGAAACTCAAGCTATATATGCTTTATGAAGACTTGTTCTTGGTTGGAAGAAAAGATACATAAAAGCTACAGGAGAAATCTTATCAGAAAAATGCAGGCCTTTATTCTTCACTGGTATGACAACTCAGTTAGTGCCTTCAGGCTTATTTAGAATCCATTTCAACAAGAAATAGTAGAatgcaattttatttcttttagcaTTACTACTTATTCTACCATTCATTGAGTGTTTTTTTCTGGATCCAGCAGTATTATTCAAAGCTGGTAAAAGTGGCCGGTTTGTACCACTAGGTGGACTCTTTGTCTGTAACAGGAAAAGTGGATGGCTTCATTGCATAATATCATCATGACCAGAGCTCTTAAGATTAATTCCTTCAGGCCCTGTCTACAGTTTACTTCTGGCACTGCTTTATAATACCAGTGGCACAGCAATTGTGGACATCAGCTGtagaattgaaaaatgtgattcaTATTAACCAGAGTGTGATAATAACCCAAGTGATATTATTAGGAGATTGTCCCAATTGACTGCACTTAtactattaatataaatatttcaaaaatCACTAGAAAATGTTAATCTGATTTGCCCTAGAAAAAATAGAAAGGCTTTGCttatttaaaactaaaattaCAATGGTATTCTGTCCACTTGATATGTGCAATATGACCGGGGTCGAGTTAGGCTAAATCATTCTGAAATGGTTACCTTCATTTTTACCTGAATTGAATCCACAGTGGAATCACCACTTAGGTCAGACTTTGTCAGCATCTCATCTTGAATGATATCCATAGCGGTCAGTATCGAGGAGTACAAGTGTTCTGCATGCTTGTCCAGGGCCTCCGATTGCTTTTCAATCAGTCCCAGAGTTTCCTTTAGAACTAACCGCAAAGTCAGAGTTAGAATAACCACTGCTATCAGTCGCTAACAGCAGGGATTTCAGGTGATGCAAATAGTATCAAATGGTTTTAGTACTTTGTAGAATCAACTTCTGAAAACAGTTTTATAGATGCTTTCTATATGAACTGTCAGGATAGGTGACTGCATAACTTATTCTGGTAATCAATTTGAATGCATAGGGACTTTTTGTTACCAAGACCTACTcccatgtattttaaaatatattggtaACAATTAAACAGAATTATTTTGAGCAATATTAACCCTTAACTACTGGGAtcatatacttttttttgttacCAAAACCCACTAGGATTAACCCCCTGATCAAGGCTATAGTAGAagaatactgtgtgtgtgaccctagATTTCACACTGATTTAACTATCAATGATTTATATGCAGATTACGTGCAGATTAATAATTAGGGTAGCAGAAATATGACAGATAAAAGGGGTGATTCAGACACATAGCTAGAATCTTTTGGCTTCatcccattttttaattttttaaaatcgAGTTACCTGGGGAGGTGGAGCTCATGCAGCAAAGAAGAATTTCTCCTGCTTTTAAAACTGCTGTGGTCAGAGGCTGGTGTTCATCCACTTCCCTCTGGAACTTCTGCAAATTGATAGTAGAAGGCATACAATGTATAATTTTCTAAAGCATTTGTGTGGGACACTATGAagtatataaatttattaaaaaaacactagGTTTGAGTTTCATGCTCACCAAAGCcttaaataacattataaatgTGCTACAGCTAGGATTTTTGCCACTCTTCTCAGATCAGTTTGAAATTCATTCCTCTACCTGctaaacatttcattttcttttggaagaAAGCTGACATTTCACTAAACTTGTCCGATATATTTACCTTGTAGACATCAAGGGAGCTCTTGACACTGTCAATGTCTGGTGTTGGAGGATTCCAGTTGTCCATTTTCTCAGCTACTTTGTACAGCCATTGAATTAGCTCCTCCAGTTTATAGCAAAATGTCTGTGTATGAGAGAAATGTGTCACTTACCTTTTTCCCAAATCCATTTACACACCTCATGCCACTATGAcatgcagtaaataaataaaacaaataaattagtAACATACATACCACGCCAAATCTGTAAATACAAAGTGCTTTCAGTATCAAGAAAAATATCAGGTTTTATATATGAGTGAAAGTataattttttatatactgtacaaatatgCGTATATTCTGAATCTATATGAGAAGAATGTCCTAtgcaagtttcatcataattggaTGAGGTTCTCTAGATAAATGTAAAACAATAGTGTGAATGGACGGCTCTACTATATCTCTGTTGCTGGGATTATGCATCCCTAGTGGGGGATAATTGTGATACATGACGTGCAATAAATTGAGGTTAAGATTAAGGCTATACCTGAATGTGTTGCATAAGCGATTCCTTCGTTTCTCCACCACTTTGGTCAACGTGTGTCTTCTTTTCAAATTCAAAATGAGATAATCCTCCAAGCTGCTCCATAAAATTAGAGACCTTTTTCAGCCTGCTTTTTGTAAATTTACCCTCTGCACTTTTTGAGTCACTCTCTTGGTCATAGTCTTCCTTGATGGTTTGCGTACCAAATAGGGCACCAGCATCTGCAATTCCCTCACTGGCCATGGGCTCCGCTTGATTATACAGGGGCTTGGATGAAGCAGTATCTTTTTTCAGAACAGGCTGTGTTTCACAGCACACATCCCCAGGCTTGCTTATCTGCACCGCTATGGTATTTAATTGCTGTGATAATAGCTCCAACTCATTTAGCCTTAAAGGCAGAGAAAGGTATTCTTCATCACTGTCCCATGCTTTGTGTAGTGGAAGGATCTGTGTAGTGGGGATAAAACAAGTCTTGGATGCAAAAGATGAAAATACCCCATATTTACGGTGCCATGTTCTCTGTTCAACAAGTTTTTTGCTATGCGATTCAAACCAAGCCGAACTGTTGGAGTTTTCGATTGAAAGGTCGACATGGTCATCTGAAGAATATGGGCTGATGGACCTTCTTGAGGACCCTGTCTGCTGGTGTGCAGAACCCAATTTCAAATGACAGGGTTCCTTATACTCTGGATTTGAGGGTCCTAAGTCTTTGCCTGAGAACAGTCTCTCAATAGATGAACTGTCGTTTCTCAAAACCGCAGTGTCGTATTCAAGGCACGGTGTACTGACTGACCTCAGAGTGTTGTTAGTTGAGTAACAGAAGCTATCAAGCTCTATTCCAGAATCCTGCAGCAATGGGTCAGAAACTAAAGGATCCCCATCTGATTGGCCCCTGGAACAAGAATGATTTGGTCTTAAGGGATAGGTGTAATCAAGCATGACCCTGTATTCCTCATCAGGATCCCAATGAGGAGACTTTCGATTGGGAGATGGAGGTAAGGAGCTAGGGATTGCACATGCCCAGTAATCAGCCTGATAAGGAGATTTTTCCCTACTGTGCTTGGAATCCAGCATCTTATCAAGGCTATGATGTAAAGACCTACCAGAACGAGTGGATGTATTTGGAGACTTCCAAACCTGAGATGTGCTTTTTTTCGACAGTCGTGAATAAGGAATAGTTGCTTCTACTGAAGACGGTCGGGGAGCAGACAGCCCTCTGGGACTCATCTTCACCATAGTGCTGTAGTCCACTAGAGGTGGACTAGAGAAGTAACATCTACTAGACCTAGGGATCCCACTATCAACTCTTAAACTTGTTTGGCTGTATGAGGTATGCCACTCTCTAGAGTACAATGCTGCATGTGAGGTTGCTGGTTCATACAAGCCTTTATGAGGTGAACCAGAATCAGTGTTGTCATTCATTTTCACTGACGTTGACTGATATTCACAACTTGGAGTTGGTAGTGTGGTACTTTTGTCCTCTATCTgtaaatccttaaaaaaaaaaaaaaaagaaagaaacatgtaGTTTGGTTAGGTCTATGACTCATTTTTTTGTGAACTGTGTATATATTCATATGGTATATTTATATTCAAGAAAAAGACTGTAGGACCATGTTAAAAGAAGTTTaccaaaaaaaatacacataattCAAATCATTAAACATGATCAacctacagtttaaaaaaaaaaaaaaccaaaaaacaattgCAGTATATAAATAGCCAtcttagttttattatttatttatttatttattatttagtcgttgccaattatttgtattattttctcccaatttagaatgtccaattatttttaggcttagctcaccgctgccacccctgcgctgactcaggagggacgaagacgaacacaagctgtcctccgaagcgtgtgccgttagccgcacgcttctttacacactgcaggctcaccgtGCAGACACaagacaacacagctctgggcagcttacaggcaagcctgcaggcactcagtcagaccacaggggtcactggtgtacggtgagccgaggataccctggccgacctaagcccccccaaAAAATCAAAGACAgggttcccgagtggcacatccagtaaagtgcaggatgcaggatgcgccctatagcctggagatcgctggttcgagtccaggttatgccatcgctgagttcccagggggcggcgcacaattggccgagcaccgcccgggtggggagggttcaGGTCGGCAAGGTAATCCtcagttcaccgcgcaccagcgactcctgtgacTGATAGGGCGCCTACAGGTCTGCTGTCGtagccactcagatctgtgttgttctcCGGCACTATTAATCTGGTGGCTTCACTGTAgacctgcagtgcgaaaaaaagacggcttggcaggacaaGTTTTGGAGGGCACATGTGTCTGTcgccatttcccgagtcggcgcgggaGTTGCAGCCGTAAatcgggataaaaataataattgggccttccaaattggggagaaaaccagggtaaaaaccattgccgatgactaaattaaaaaaaaaaaaaaaaaaaagagagacaacATTTTTT
This sequence is a window from Acipenser ruthenus chromosome 6, fAciRut3.2 maternal haplotype, whole genome shotgun sequence. Protein-coding genes within it:
- the LOC117410778 gene encoding centrosomal protein of 68 kDa-like isoform X3, which gives rise to MALEVELMFSELPSQMETKTYGKWNYSDLEKDIPELVHGVHQLMTIDETKSPAHRSREALSAESYSVLSAGGSHGRSQRKTVAIKPSSRYSSGKAKYAMRKPLYDISTDHKKPSSHVRRELFQKHSETDLQIEDKSTTLPTPSCEYQSTSVKMNDNTDSGSPHKGLYEPATSHAALYSREWHTSYSQTSLRVDSGIPRSSRCYFSSPPLVDYSTMVKMSPRGLSAPRPSSVEATIPYSRLSKKSTSQVWKSPNTSTRSGRSLHHSLDKMLDSKHSREKSPYQADYWACAIPSSLPPSPNRKSPHWDPDEEYRVMLDYTYPLRPNHSCSRGQSDGDPLVSDPLLQDSGIELDSFCYSTNNTLRSVSTPCLEYDTAVLRNDSSSIERLFSGKDLGPSNPEYKEPCHLKLGSAHQQTGSSRRSISPYSSDDHVDLSIENSNSSAWFESHSKKLVEQRTWHRKYGVFSSFASKTCFIPTTQILPLHKAWDSDEEYLSLPLRLNELELLSQQLNTIAVQISKPGDVCCETQPVLKKDTASSKPLYNQAEPMASEGIADAGALFGTQTIKEDYDQESDSKSAEGKFTKSRLKKVSNFMEQLGGLSHFEFEKKTHVDQSGGETKESLMQHIQTFCYKLEELIQWLYKVAEKMDNWNPPTPDIDSVKSSLDVYKKFQREVDEHQPLTTAVLKAGEILLCCMSSTSPVLKETLGLIEKQSEALDKHAEHLYSSILTAMDIIQDEMLTKSDLSGDSTVDSIQIQQLNESGFVEQDQEI
- the LOC117410778 gene encoding centrosomal protein of 68 kDa-like isoform X2, coding for MALEVELMFSELPSQMETKTYGKWNYSDLEKDIPELVHGVHQLMTIDETKSPAHRSREALSAESYSVLSAGGSHGRSQRKTVAIKPSSRYSSGKAKYAMRKPLYDISTDHKKPSSHVRRELFQKHSETIEDKSTTLPTPSCEYQSTSVKMNDNTDSGSPHKGLYEPATSHAALYSREWHTSYSQTSLRVDSGIPRSSRCYFSSPPLVDYSTMVKMSPRGLSAPRPSSVEATIPYSRLSKKSTSQVWKSPNTSTRSGRSLHHSLDKMLDSKHSREKSPYQADYWACAIPSSLPPSPNRKSPHWDPDEEYRVMLDYTYPLRPNHSCSRGQSDGDPLVSDPLLQDSGIELDSFCYSTNNTLRSVSTPCLEYDTAVLRNDSSSIERLFSGKDLGPSNPEYKEPCHLKLGSAHQQTGSSRRSISPYSSDDHVDLSIENSNSSAWFESHSKKLVEQRTWHRKYGVFSSFASKTCFIPTTQILPLHKAWDSDEEYLSLPLRLNELELLSQQLNTIAVQISKPGDVCCETQPVLKKDTASSKPLYNQAEPMASEGIADAGALFGTQTIKEDYDQESDSKSAEGKFTKSRLKKVSNFMEQLGGLSHFEFEKKTHVDQSGGETKESLMQHIQTFCYKLEELIQWLYKVAEKMDNWNPPTPDIDSVKSSLDVYKKFQREVDEHQPLTTAVLKAGEILLCCMSSTSPVLKETLGLIEKQSEALDKHAEHLYSSILTAMDIIQDEMLTKSDLSGDSTVDSIQVKMKIQQLNESGFVEQDQEI
- the LOC117410778 gene encoding centrosomal protein of 68 kDa-like isoform X1, which gives rise to MALEVELMFSELPSQMETKTYGKWNYSDLEKDIPELVHGVHQLMTIDETKSPAHRSREALSAESYSVLSAGGSHGRSQRKTVAIKPSSRYSSGKAKYAMRKPLYDISTDHKKPSSHVRRELFQKHSETDLQIEDKSTTLPTPSCEYQSTSVKMNDNTDSGSPHKGLYEPATSHAALYSREWHTSYSQTSLRVDSGIPRSSRCYFSSPPLVDYSTMVKMSPRGLSAPRPSSVEATIPYSRLSKKSTSQVWKSPNTSTRSGRSLHHSLDKMLDSKHSREKSPYQADYWACAIPSSLPPSPNRKSPHWDPDEEYRVMLDYTYPLRPNHSCSRGQSDGDPLVSDPLLQDSGIELDSFCYSTNNTLRSVSTPCLEYDTAVLRNDSSSIERLFSGKDLGPSNPEYKEPCHLKLGSAHQQTGSSRRSISPYSSDDHVDLSIENSNSSAWFESHSKKLVEQRTWHRKYGVFSSFASKTCFIPTTQILPLHKAWDSDEEYLSLPLRLNELELLSQQLNTIAVQISKPGDVCCETQPVLKKDTASSKPLYNQAEPMASEGIADAGALFGTQTIKEDYDQESDSKSAEGKFTKSRLKKVSNFMEQLGGLSHFEFEKKTHVDQSGGETKESLMQHIQTFCYKLEELIQWLYKVAEKMDNWNPPTPDIDSVKSSLDVYKKFQREVDEHQPLTTAVLKAGEILLCCMSSTSPVLKETLGLIEKQSEALDKHAEHLYSSILTAMDIIQDEMLTKSDLSGDSTVDSIQVKMKIQQLNESGFVEQDQEI